The genomic region GAACCTGGTACACAGCTCACCATGAAGACCTTCCACATGGGTGGTGTTGCTCAGACAGGTGGAGACATTACTTCAGGTCTACCTCGTGTAGAAGAGCTCTTTGAAGCCCGCTCACCTAAGACCCCAGCTGTTGTAGCTGAGATTGAAGGAAAAGTGGTAGTGGATGAGCGTCCTGAGGAAACCATTGTCACCATTACCTCCAAGGAGCCAGCCAAGCAGGTTATTAACCTGCCAGCCGGATTCAAGGTAATTGTTGCTGCAGGGGATACCGCTCAGGTGAAAGACATCGTTGCACAGTCCGAAGAATTTGGCAGCATGCGTGCTACCGTTCACGGAAAAGTGGCGATTGAAGAGGGTGTTGTTACCATTACGGCCCGCGAGAAGGATGAGCGTGTTTATACATTGCCTGCTTCCGCTTCCGTTATGGTTGAGAGTGGTGACACCGTACTACGGGGTGACCCAATCACAGAAGGGCACATCGAACTCCAGCAGCTCCTCCACCTATGTGGTCGTGCAGCCGTTGAGCGATATGTCGTAAGTGAAGTGCAGCGTATTTACTTCTCCCAGGGTCAGAGCATTAACAACAAGCACATCGAAATTATTGTTCGACAGATGTTGTCTAAGGTTCAGATTGCCGACCCAGGCAAGAGTACCTACATTACAGGACAGACGGTCGATCTGCCTGATATCCGCCATGAGGCCGATAAGATGAAGATCCGTTCCGAGCAGCTACTCTTGGGTATTACCCGTGTATCGCTTTGGACCAAGAGCTTCCTCTCCGCCGCTTCCTTCCAGGAAACCACGAGTGTATTGATCAACGCTGCCGTTATGGGCAAGCGCGATGAGCTTCGTGGCTTGAAGGAAAACGTAATTATTGGTAAGCTCATTCCCGCTGGTACTGGTTACGATCAGTCCCTCAAGAACTAAACTCTGTAATGCCTACAATTAATCAGTTGCTGCGCAAGCCACGCGTCACCCCGAAGCGTAAGCCTAACGCACCAGTCCTTAAGTCCACCTTCAACACCTTCAAGAAGCGTCCAGTTCCTCTGAACGCTCCTCTGAAGCGTGGTGTGTGTACCAGGGTTACCACCGTTACCCCAAAGAAGCCGAACTCGGCTCAACGTAAGGTGGCGCGTGTCCGTCTAACCAACGGCATGGAAACCTGGGCATACATTCCTGGTGAAGGTCACAACTTGCAGGAACACTCCGTAGTACTCCTACGCGGTGGACGTGTAAAAGACCTTCCAGGTGTTAAGTACCACATTGTTCGTGGAAAGCTTGACGCCCAGGGTGTTAAGGATCGGAAGAAGAGCCGTAGCAAGTACGGTACGAAGAAGGCGTAATGCCTAAAGAAAAAGACCTCCGAAAGGAGGTCTTTTTTGTATGTAAAAAGGCTCCAGTCGGAGCCTTTCATTACCTGCGGTGTTTCCGCATGAGACGTGTGAGAACTGCAGCGCCGATCAGGAAGATAGCGGCGGCGGCATAGGCGGTGAACGATAACTCGGCTCGTATGGAGGGGTCCATATCAACACGGAGCAAAGTTGGGGTTACCAAGAAGGCGAATCCGCCAAGCCAAACTGCGCAAACTGCCAGAAATGTCGAAGGTGTATTTCGGATCATATTATTGCGAG from Verrucomicrobiia bacterium harbors:
- the rpsL gene encoding 30S ribosomal protein S12, with the protein product MPTINQLLRKPRVTPKRKPNAPVLKSTFNTFKKRPVPLNAPLKRGVCTRVTTVTPKKPNSAQRKVARVRLTNGMETWAYIPGEGHNLQEHSVVLLRGGRVKDLPGVKYHIVRGKLDAQGVKDRKKSRSKYGTKKA